The following is a genomic window from Paenibacillus sp. FSL R5-0766.
AAAATTCTGGGGATAACAGCGATTGGAAGGTTATTCTGTCATCGTAGTGTCAGTATAAATAATCTTTAGTTCAAATTATATAGCTACCAACTCATATGTAATATTCGGATGCGGAATGAATCAGAGTGATTACCATTCCGCATCATGTTGCTGATTCGCATAACTAGATCGCCTGACATTACAGATCGGGGTTCAAGAGCTGAGGTGGGGCGATAATCGGCCAGCCTTCTTCCATCGAATTCAGTTGGTCCGCAGACACACTGATAATATGCCCAGAATGGACACCCCAACGTTCTGCAGCATAGACCGATACAAATCGTCTCCGCTTGTCTCCACTGATCTGATATCGAATCTCGGGTGCATCCACTGCGGCAACAATACTTCCTTCTGCCCATCCATTGTGAGAACCATGAACCGCTGTCGTATGCACCTGTTGTGATTCCCTCGGCCATCCTTGCACGTCCCCCGCTGATATCAGTGCTTCTCCGGCAGGAATGGCGAGCAGATCCGGTTTGGCAACCTGAACAGGAGATATTCCACGCGGTACAGGGATGTTCAGCTTACGCCGCCGACCGCCAGTTAAAGTATAGACATCTCCTTTGGCATCTGACAGGAACGAACCTTCCGGGTAGAAGTCATAACTGTGTCTGAACTGTAATGCTGGATCTTGGCTGCCCTGCGTTGAGATTCGCTGACGCGGATCCATTGGGTTGGTGTCACCATCCTCTTGTTGACCGGATGGGGTACCAGAGGTTTGCTGTCTAGCCAAGCGGCAGGTTTCGGCAACCAGCGCATGGGGATCTCCCCACTTTTGGCTATAAAACTGCTCGTTATCCTTATTCACTACAGCAAAGTCTTGCTCACCCAAAGCTTTCATACTGACACTTCCGAAGTGGTGGATAAAGGCATCCCCGGCTAACGCAAGCTGGTATCCTGCCAGCTTCACCCGGATGATCCAGTCATCATCTTCGAAATTGCCTACCGCGTACCCTTCGTCCAGATAACCTACCCGTTCCAGCAGCTCCCGTGAGAACAGCCAGCAGAATCCGACCAGGCGATCGGTTATTCGATGTTTGTCTGCATCCGGACGATTATGTGTGGCGGCAAAAGGCCACATCTCTTCTATCTCACGGTACGGAACCTGAATCTGCTGATCCCCGCCAATATAGTTGGTCACCGGACCCACCACACCAATCTTTGGATCACTGGCAAGACAAGTCATCATGTTATCCAGCCAGCCTGGAGTAACGAGCGTATCATTGTTCAGCACGATGATATGTCGTCCTCTCGCCATCATCAGCCCATGATTGACACCTCCGGCAAACCCCCGGTTCTTATCCAGGGCAGCCACCCTCACCATGCCGCCTTTGCGGAGCATGGCCTCGGCAGTTCCATCCTTGGAGGCATTATCCACGACAATGATCTCGAAGGGGGCAGGGGTATGCTTTTCGATACTGGACACACATTGCAGCACATAGTCCCGCTGATTGTACGTGGGGATAATGATGCTAACTCCTTCAAAAACAAGACCAAACGAGCTCTGTCCCTGGCGGACACCTTCGTTGTATCCTCTGGTATACCCCTGTTTGTAGAGCCTGGCGCCTTTGGCTGTGCGCCTGCTTTTGCCTTTACGTCTGGATTTCCGCATTGAGCGGCGACCTGCTGCATGCAGGACTGCTATGTCAGGTCGCGAGACATCGTGCTGTGTGGCACGGCGGGCCGCTTTTTTTTCGCTGCTTATGCTGCCATTCCTGTTGTTTTCACTGCGGCTGTTGTCACTGTGAGTGCTGATATTTGGAATGATGTTCAGATGACTGTGACCCTTTCGACGGACGACGTTTCGAGCCTTAACCTTGTTGCTGCGGCTATGACGTTCTTCCCCGCGCTGTTGATCGGGTGTGCTCATGTTGCTCCCTCCATTTCCACTTGTCCGTGAGGCTAACACGCACATGACCAGCCCCCGGACGGTCCACTAGAGTTGAAGCTCTCCTGTTACCAGTTTGTCAGCCAAATGTCCAAAATCCAGAGCGACCTTGCCGAGTTCACCTGCAATTCGCCGACACAGAATGACCGCCGGAATACCCGCTGCCACCAAAGCGATATCAAAAGCATGTTCTGCGGTTTGCTGCATCACCCTCGGAATAT
Proteins encoded in this region:
- a CDS encoding glycosyltransferase family 2 protein, with translation MSTPDQQRGEERHSRSNKVKARNVVRRKGHSHLNIIPNISTHSDNSRSENNRNGSISSEKKAARRATQHDVSRPDIAVLHAAGRRSMRKSRRKGKSRRTAKGARLYKQGYTRGYNEGVRQGQSSFGLVFEGVSIIIPTYNQRDYVLQCVSSIEKHTPAPFEIIVVDNASKDGTAEAMLRKGGMVRVAALDKNRGFAGGVNHGLMMARGRHIIVLNNDTLVTPGWLDNMMTCLASDPKIGVVGPVTNYIGGDQQIQVPYREIEEMWPFAATHNRPDADKHRITDRLVGFCWLFSRELLERVGYLDEGYAVGNFEDDDWIIRVKLAGYQLALAGDAFIHHFGSVSMKALGEQDFAVVNKDNEQFYSQKWGDPHALVAETCRLARQQTSGTPSGQQEDGDTNPMDPRQRISTQGSQDPALQFRHSYDFYPEGSFLSDAKGDVYTLTGGRRRKLNIPVPRGISPVQVAKPDLLAIPAGEALISAGDVQGWPRESQQVHTTAVHGSHNGWAEGSIVAAVDAPEIRYQISGDKRRRFVSVYAAERWGVHSGHIISVSADQLNSMEEGWPIIAPPQLLNPDL